The DNA segment AGCCCGTGGAGGCGGCGGCGAGGACGAGCGCGAGGGCGAGGCGGATCACGGCCCCTCCTCCACCCGCGCGCCGGCCTCGCCTCCGCCCAGGTCCGGCGGAGCGACGAGGTCCGGGGGCGGCGCCTCGGCCGCGGCCCGCTCGGCCTCGAGGCGGGCCAGGGTCTCGGGGGTCGGCGTGAGCCGCACCTTGAGCTGCTGGGGCAGCCCGAAGGCGCCACCGCCGAGGAAGTCGACCAGCATCCCCGGCACGATGAGGAAGAAGATGTTCCCCATCACGTACCACTGGACCTTGCGGGCGATGGGGACCGTCACCGGGCGGTAGCCCTCGAGGCTGACCGTCACCTCGTGCGCGTGCTGCTTCTCGACCCGCAGCTTCCCGGGGGTCTGCACCTTGCGGCCAGTGTCGAGGGTGGCGATCGCCCCCGGCGGGTCCGAGACGATCTCCACCGGCTGCTGCATCCCCGACATCACCGTCGCGCAGCCCGACGCGGCGAGCGCGAGGGCCAGCAGGGCCGGGGTCAGCAGGAGCCGGAACATCCGCTCATCCTACCCGAATCAGCGCAGGAGGAACTCGGCCCAGGCCTGGCCCCCGCGGCCGTCGCGGACGACCACCCAGAGGGGGTACTCGCCGGTGGGGGAGGGTCCGGGCACGTCGCCGGTGCGCGGCGGGGTCCAGGTGTTCTCCTCCTCCTGGAGGGAGCGGCTGGAGCCGAAGCGGCCGGCGGTGGAGTACCAGCTGACGATGGGCTGCTCGGTCTCCTGGCTGACGCTGCCGTCGGGGAGGTGCCACTCGAAGTCCTCGGGGGCCGAGAGCTGGGGCTCGAAGATCAGGGGGGCCGCGTCGAAGGGGATCGCCTCGCCCGGCAGGTAGGCGGCGGGCCCCACCAGCAGGCTCAAGATCGCGGGCGAGGTGTTGGGGGTGTCGCTCTCGCTGACGATGATCCGCTTGAGCACGATCTCGGTGCGCTCGCGCTCGAGCGAGGCTCCCTCGGGATCGGCCAGCATCGCCGTGAGGTCCTCGAGGGGTGCGACCACGATCACCAGGGTGATCGACGCGCCGACCTCCCGGCGCGGATCGTCCGCGGGCAGGTCGGCGAAGAGATCGAGGGGCGTGCCCTGCTCGTCGGTCGGCGGCAGGTAGGTGGCGCTCGTCGCGGTGAGATCGAAGGAGAGGGGCCGCGCCGCCCCCGTGGAGAAGAGGCCCTCGAGCCCGCTGGAGGAGGAGAGCGACGCCTCATCCTGGCAGGCCGAGTTGGGCTGGCTGCCCGGCTCGACGTCGAAGACCGGATCGCAGGCGATCCAGAGGTAGCCGAGCTCCTCGTTCTCGGTGTGGTGGGCCAGGATCTCGATGGGGGTGCTCTGGAGAGGGCGGATCTCGGGCGGATCGGCGCGCACACCCAGGACGCGCAATCCGGTCACCACGGACTCGGGCAACATCGGGTTCGATTTGCACGCCGCCACGAGGAGCAATGCTCCGGCGAGGAGGAATGGGGCGATGTTGCTCGATTGGGTCCGCATGGGAGTTGGCTACGAGCTACGAGCTGCGAGCTGTGAGTTTCGAGACGCGGGTGGGTTCCTCTTGATCCTCTGAAGAAGGGTGACGAGCATTCTCCTCACCTCGATCGTGTGAGCATCGAGTCGGCGGTAGTCAACACAATCGAGGTAGGCGAGATCTCTTGCCAGCAAGAACTGGTATTCGATTTCCGTGGCTGAACCGATGGCCATCTGCAGAAAGCGGCCGAAGTCGGGATCGCTTCCGCGACCGCAACCCTCGGCAATGTTCGAAGCAATCGACGCAGCGCCGCGACGCAGCTGGGCCGTGAGACCGAAGCGCTCATCGGACGGAAAACCCCGGGTCGCCCGGTACACGTCGAGCGTGAGCGTATGCGCCTTGCGCCAGACCTTGAGCGATCGAAAGTCCTGCATGCTGCCTCTCCGAAGCTCGCAGCCAGAAGAAGCCGCCCCAATACCACCAGGGTCTGACGCCCGAGCACGCAGCCCCATCCCGGCAACCAGATTCACAGCTCCCCCTTGATCCCCAACGAGGGGAAGATCGGCAACCCAGGAAGCCTGCGAAAATCCGTGTAATCGAAATTGAACCGATAACCTTCCACGTTCGGGTAGTTCGTCACGTTGGTCACATCGAGATACAGATCGAGGCGCCACTTCTCGAAGGTGAAGCGGCGGTCGACCCGCAGGTCGAGGGAGAAGAAGGCGGGCATCCGGCCGCCGCTGGCGGTCTGCCCGGGGATGGGCAGGTAGAAGTCGGCGTCGGCGTCGTAGAAGGCGCCCGCGAAGGGCGTCTCGGGGGTGCCGGTGACGTAGCGCAGGGCGCCGCCGACCGCCCAGCCGCCGCCGAGCTCCCAGCTGCCGATCAGCACCAGGTTGTGGGTCTGGTCGCCGTAGAAGACCTCGAGGGGGTCGCCCAGCTCGTAGACCGCCAGGGCCCGGGAGAGGGTGTAGGAGAGCCAGGCGGTGACGCCGGGGACGTCGACGATCTTGAGGTAGAGCTCCAGGCCGAAGGCGGCGCCGCTGCCCTCGTTCGAGAAGTTCTGGGGCACCAGCTCGCCGTCGCGCTCGACGTAGGCGGCGGTCTGGATCAGGCGGTCGAAGCGGTCCTGGTAGAAGAGCTCGAGGTCGACCTGGAGGAAGGGCAGCAGGCGGTGCTCGACGCCGACGCTGTAGTGGCGCGCGCCCTCCCAGCCCAGGAAGGGGTTGCCGAAGTCGCCGAAGGTGCCGAAGGGGTTGGGCGGCTGGTGGAAGATCCCGGCCCCGCCCTTGAGCAGGGTCTGCTTCGCCACCTTCAGGCCCACCGAGAGGCGCGGGTCGAGGGAGAGGTGGGGCTCGGGCGCGGTGGGCTCGGTGTCGAGGCGCAGCCCGGCCACGATGTGGAGGGGCTTCACCGGCTTCCAGCTCGCCTCGAGGTAGGTGGCGGGCTGCACGTTGAAGTAGGGCTGCTCCACCAGGAGCAGGTCGTCCCGCACCAGGGGATCGATGACCTGACCCGGCGGCGCGACGGCCGGGAACTGCGCCTCGGCCGTGAAGTCCTGCACCACGAGGTCGACGCCGGTGTCGAGGGAGAGCTGATCCGAGTAGCGCCAGCTCCAGTCGCTGCGGGCCGAGACGAAGAGCCCCCGCGCGTCGAAGAAGATGTCCTGGCCGAACTGGATGGCGGTCGCGTCCCAGCCCAGGGCCAGCGAGGTCTCGCCGGTGACGCTGGCGCTCTGGCGCCGCTTCCAGCCCGCGACGACGCGGTGGAAGTCGATGGTGTTCTCGATGCTGCCGCGCAGCTCGGGGCCGAGGGCCTCGGGGTCGTCGGTGGTGACGGTGAGCGCGTCGTGCGAGCCGTAGACCGTCACCGAGAGGTCGTCCCGCCCCGAGAGCTCGTGATCGAGCTTCAGCTGGTAGTCCCAGTAGAAGGGCACCACCCGGATCTGGTCGGCGCCGGAGACGAAGGTGTGCAGCACGAAGTTGAGCACCGTGTCGACGTAGGAGCGGCGGGCGGCGGCGGCGAAGGTGGTCTTCGGCTCGCCCTTCTCGTCCTTCTTGCTCCCCGGCATCGGCCCCTCGACCAGGAAGCCGGCGTCGTAGAAGTCGACATCGACGTAGCCATGGAGGGCCTTGGGGGTGCCCGGCCGGGTCTTCACGGTGAGCACCCCGGCCAGGGTGCGGCCGTACTTCGAGGAGAAGTTGCCGGGGACCAGCTCGATCTCCTCGATGAGGTCGGAGTTGATGATGCTGGTCAGCCCCCCGAAGTGGAAGGGCAGGGGGATCCAGTGACCATCGAGGAAGGAGCGCGAGTCGTAGGGATCGGAGCCGCGGATCAGCAGGGGCCCGAGGCCGTAGGGGGTGCGCGCCACGCCGGGGAGGGTCTGCACCACCCGCAGGGCGTCGCCCCGGGTGCCGGGGATCCGCTTGACCTCCTCCATCGTGAGGGTGCGGCGGGTGACCTCCTTGCGCGGTTTCCGGCCCCGCACGACCGTGTGGTAGGGGTCGAAGCTCTCGGCGAGCAGGTAGTAGACGACCTCGACCACCTCGCCCTCGGCGATCGTCTCGGTGGTCTCGAAGGTCTCGAAGCCGGGCATCAGGACCCGCACCGGCTGCTCGCCCGGGGGGAGGTCGGCGAGCTCGAAGCGGCCCTCGGCGTCGGTGCGGGTGCCCACCTCGCCGCTCTGCACGATGGCGGCCGCCACGGGATCGCGCTGACCCCGCACCAGCACCCGCCCGGCCAGGCGCACCTCCGGGGGCTGCGGCTCCTCCGGATCGAGCTCCTCGGGCGGCGCGACCTCGAGGACGAAGCCGTAGTCGTAGGTGACCTGCACCGCCGCCGGCGCCCCGTCGACCTCGGCCGGCTCGAAGCGGAACTTCCTCGCCGCCTCCATCGCCGCCTCGTCGAAGCCGTGGCCGGCCGGCTCGAGCACCTCCACCTCGCTCACCGCCCCCGTCTCGTCGATCACCAGGGCCAGCTTCACCGTCCCGGTGATCCCGGCCGCCTGGGCCTCCGGCGGATAGGGGGCGTCCTCGAAGTGCACCAGCACCGGCGCCTTCGTCAGCACCCCGGCGGGCTCGGCCTCCTCCTCTTCGGCCAGCACCCCGCCGGGCAGCGCCAGGCAGAGAGCCAGCAGCAGGGCCGGAAGAGAGGTGTGATGGAAGGCCCTCACGAGTAGAGACGATCGGACCTCCCGGCGGCCCGGGTCAAGCGAGGGTGAGGCTACTTCGCGGCCTGCACCAGCGCGGCGATGGACTTCAGGTCGGCCGAGGCGAGGTAGGAGAGGGTGCGCTCGGGGGTGGCCCGGACGATCACGGTCGCGGTCTGGACGGTCTCGGGGCTGGCCTTCGGGTCGGTCTTCGCGACCCAGTCGCCCTCGTCGGTCTGCGACCACTCGCCGAAGAGGACGGTGGTGCGGCGCTGGTCGGGGATGTCGCCGGCCTCGACGGCCTGCAGGGCGAGGTAGCCGCCGGCGATCTCGACCGGGTAGCCCGGGGAGAGGACCTGGATCTGGTTCACGTGGGCCTCGACCTCGACCATCGTGTCGCGGTGGAGGTCCTGGGTCATCTTCTTCATGGCCTCCATCTTGGCCTTCATCGCCTCGGCGTCCCCGGGGCCGCCCGCGGCCATGGCCATCATCTCGGCCTTCATCTTCTCGTTGCGCTTGTCGGCGCCGCCGACCTCCAGGTAGCTGACCCGGAAGGTGGCGTTCAGCCGCTCGCCCGTGGAGTTCTTGCAGACCGAGCCGGGCACCCGGTGGGGCCGCTTGCTGGCCTGCTTCCAGCCCTCCGGGGCGGGGAAGGCCTTGTCGAGGACCGCCCCGACCTTCTGGTGCACGGCCCGCTCGGCCGCGCTGGTCTTGCGGGTGCCCTCGAGGCAGTCCGCGCCCGCCGGCGCCGCCGCCGCGGCCAGGAAGAGAGCCATCGCCCCCGCGAAGATCTTCGTGATGCTCTTCATCGCTCGCTCCTCCTTCGAATCGAGAGGCGGACACTCTACGCCAGCGCGGGCAGAGGCGCCCACTTCCAGCAGACGCCCCACCCTCCCCCTTCTTCACTCGCCCCTCTTGCCCTACCCTCGGCCTCGATGGCCGGCCGCCTCGCACCCACGCCCTCCGGACACCTGCACCTGGGCAACGTCCTCGCCTTCGGC comes from the Deltaproteobacteria bacterium genome and includes:
- a CDS encoding TonB-dependent receptor; protein product: MRAFHHTSLPALLLALCLALPGGVLAEEEEAEPAGVLTKAPVLVHFEDAPYPPEAQAAGITGTVKLALVIDETGAVSEVEVLEPAGHGFDEAAMEAARKFRFEPAEVDGAPAAVQVTYDYGFVLEVAPPEELDPEEPQPPEVRLAGRVLVRGQRDPVAAAIVQSGEVGTRTDAEGRFELADLPPGEQPVRVLMPGFETFETTETIAEGEVVEVVYYLLAESFDPYHTVVRGRKPRKEVTRRTLTMEEVKRIPGTRGDALRVVQTLPGVARTPYGLGPLLIRGSDPYDSRSFLDGHWIPLPFHFGGLTSIINSDLIEEIELVPGNFSSKYGRTLAGVLTVKTRPGTPKALHGYVDVDFYDAGFLVEGPMPGSKKDEKGEPKTTFAAAARRSYVDTVLNFVLHTFVSGADQIRVVPFYWDYQLKLDHELSGRDDLSVTVYGSHDALTVTTDDPEALGPELRGSIENTIDFHRVVAGWKRRQSASVTGETSLALGWDATAIQFGQDIFFDARGLFVSARSDWSWRYSDQLSLDTGVDLVVQDFTAEAQFPAVAPPGQVIDPLVRDDLLLVEQPYFNVQPATYLEASWKPVKPLHIVAGLRLDTEPTAPEPHLSLDPRLSVGLKVAKQTLLKGGAGIFHQPPNPFGTFGDFGNPFLGWEGARHYSVGVEHRLLPFLQVDLELFYQDRFDRLIQTAAYVERDGELVPQNFSNEGSGAAFGLELYLKIVDVPGVTAWLSYTLSRALAVYELGDPLEVFYGDQTHNLVLIGSWELGGGWAVGGALRYVTGTPETPFAGAFYDADADFYLPIPGQTASGGRMPAFFSLDLRVDRRFTFEKWRLDLYLDVTNVTNYPNVEGYRFNFDYTDFRRLPGLPIFPSLGIKGEL
- a CDS encoding PEGA domain-containing protein; its protein translation is MFRLLLTPALLALALAASGCATVMSGMQQPVEIVSDPPGAIATLDTGRKVQTPGKLRVEKQHAHEVTVSLEGYRPVTVPIARKVQWYVMGNIFFLIVPGMLVDFLGGGAFGLPQQLKVRLTPTPETLARLEAERAAAEAPPPDLVAPPDLGGGEAGARVEEGP
- a CDS encoding four helix bundle protein, which encodes MQDFRSLKVWRKAHTLTLDVYRATRGFPSDERFGLTAQLRRGAASIASNIAEGCGRGSDPDFGRFLQMAIGSATEIEYQFLLARDLAYLDCVDYRRLDAHTIEVRRMLVTLLQRIKRNPPASRNSQLAARSS